The following coding sequences are from one Burkholderia stabilis window:
- a CDS encoding DUF3501 family protein, translated as MTLTRDSLLTLEAYAKIRRTEHARLVAYKRRRAVALGNHLRFLFEDETTIRYQIQEMLHIEKIFDEAGIEGELEAYLPLVPDGTNLKATLQIEYEHEVERRAALARLIGVEDRVYLQVDGHANVYAIADEDLERDTAEKTSAVHFVRFELDAPMRAALKGGAALSIGCDHPAYTMPPQRVVADVSTSLAGDLR; from the coding sequence ATGACGCTGACCCGCGACTCCCTGCTGACGCTCGAAGCGTACGCGAAGATCCGCAGGACCGAACACGCGCGGCTCGTCGCGTACAAGCGCCGCCGCGCGGTGGCGCTCGGCAACCACCTGCGCTTCCTGTTCGAGGACGAAACGACGATCCGCTATCAGATCCAGGAGATGCTGCACATCGAGAAGATCTTCGACGAGGCCGGTATCGAAGGCGAGCTGGAAGCGTATCTGCCGCTCGTGCCCGACGGCACCAACCTGAAGGCGACGCTGCAGATCGAGTACGAGCACGAAGTCGAGCGGCGCGCGGCGCTTGCACGGCTGATCGGCGTCGAGGATCGCGTGTATCTGCAGGTCGACGGGCACGCGAACGTCTACGCGATCGCCGACGAGGATCTCGAGCGCGACACCGCCGAGAAGACGTCGGCCGTGCACTTCGTGCGCTTCGAACTCGACGCGCCGATGCGCGCGGCGCTCAAGGGCGGGGCGGCGCTGTCGATCGGTTGCGATCACCCGGCCTACACGATGCCGCCGCAGCGCGTGGTGGCAGACGTGAGCACATCGCTGGCCGGCGATCTGCGCTGA
- a CDS encoding transposase translates to MFFDELNDEEWFRLSTLIADEPIRLNRRGRPRAEPRVVANAVLWILTTGEAWSKLPGRYPSGPTCRRRYEEWLASGTLLQMIDVLTQFSGRTFAYIPPPPVPVVPARRAEPVPDNDRLRGVFWQNPESWQLPVAQANVWEGEGASLSAMPDDEVADPARASFVVPGTPAAELRHARASSASFAAAEPQVDEYRGYTISGIAQPVQNLMYRAWAEISQDDRRVERSGLIGPRFTDAEEAEQFALDWARQWIDRHGASDEPARAPQSEVLAGLSALARAESDIKRFIAERHAGALSESRNDPVQSERREYAYRVG, encoded by the coding sequence ATGTTCTTCGATGAGCTTAACGATGAAGAGTGGTTTCGTCTTTCAACGCTGATCGCCGATGAACCCATCCGGCTGAATCGTCGTGGGCGTCCACGAGCCGAACCGCGCGTCGTCGCCAACGCGGTGCTCTGGATCCTGACGACCGGTGAAGCCTGGTCCAAGCTGCCCGGTCGTTATCCGTCCGGGCCGACGTGCCGTCGTCGCTACGAGGAGTGGCTCGCGAGCGGCACGCTGCTGCAGATGATCGACGTGCTGACCCAGTTCAGCGGGCGCACGTTCGCGTATATTCCGCCGCCGCCGGTGCCGGTCGTGCCCGCCCGTCGCGCGGAGCCCGTGCCCGACAACGATCGTTTGCGCGGCGTGTTCTGGCAAAACCCCGAGTCGTGGCAATTGCCGGTCGCGCAGGCAAACGTTTGGGAGGGCGAAGGTGCGTCGCTGAGCGCGATGCCGGACGACGAAGTGGCCGATCCGGCCCGTGCGTCGTTCGTGGTGCCCGGTACGCCGGCGGCGGAGTTGCGTCATGCGCGCGCGTCGTCGGCGAGCTTCGCCGCGGCCGAACCGCAGGTCGACGAGTATCGCGGCTATACGATTTCCGGCATCGCACAGCCCGTGCAGAACCTGATGTATCGCGCGTGGGCCGAGATCTCGCAGGATGACCGGCGCGTCGAGCGCTCGGGCCTCATCGGTCCGCGCTTCACCGATGCGGAGGAAGCGGAGCAGTTCGCGCTCGACTGGGCGCGCCAGTGGATCGATCGCCACGGCGCGAGCGACGAGCCGGCGCGCGCGCCGCAAAGCGAGGTGCTGGCCGGCCTGTCTGCGCTGGCGCGTGCGGAGTCGGACATCAAGCGCTTCATCGCCGAGCGTCACGCGGGCGCGTTGTCCGAAAGCCGCAACGATCCGGTGCAGTCGGAGCGCCGCGAATACGCCTACCGCGTAGGTTGA
- a CDS encoding filamentous hemagglutinin N-terminal domain-containing protein: MKHQQQFPRPRAATPFARTALAAALTVAMPILAVQTASAQPALVADPSAANRPGLGVASNGTPIVDINAANAAGVSINRFLDYNVGANGLVLNNSVGRTNTQLAGAIDGNAQLGGRSAQVILNQVTGGNASVLAGATEVAGQKARVIVANPNGISVNGASFINANRASVVAGTVEFDQNGSIQLFRTDNGRITIDGDGIDARGQDQLDLVARTLEVNAAVQAKRLVAVGQKGRALIEQPNLPMFMPSLDSDAVDVAIDVSKLGSMHADSILMRGASAGVGVNVAGKVEALTGKLELLSDGKIRVAANGHMSAAGELTATNTLENAGTITGGKLTLLKAVANTGTLHADGKLDVTADVSNTGSIYGGSGVQIAGNLHQDAPGIVGANGKVTVTGQITGSGTISENMTKPPVDPEPPVAETKPPVDPEPPVAETKPPVDPEPPVAETKPPVDPEPPVAETKPPVDPEPPVAETKPPVDPEPPVAETKPPVDPEPPVAETKPPVDPEPPVAETKPPVEPEHPVAETEPPVTETNPKLVADPSTNNRPGIDVALNGTPLVDINAPNFAGISLNRFLDYNVGANGLVLNNSVDRTNTRLAGSIAGNGRLGGRSARVILNQVTGGNASVLAGTTEVAGQNARVIVANPNGISVNGASFVNANRVSLVAGTTGFDLFGNVARFHTDDGGITIDGAGLDARGANQLDLVSRTLKVDGAVQAKKLVAVAQQGTASIEKSKLQTTAWPTAGETPDVAIDVSGAGSLQANEISLVGASAKTGVKIAGMVDASAGTASIVSSGTATIESGGQLQAGAVSVSGALDNHGTVRGDAVDVSGTLRNDGTVRGRSVRIAGNVTNAGSLSSIGALDILGHLSNNGVDSVVSGRNVKVLGTATNTGTLRADNRITAIGNVTNDGTLEGAEVKVMGNLTNAGALRASDSLFVASNATNNGTTEGAAVKVMGELTNTGALHASKSLFVMGNATNDGTTESGDVTVMGNLSNAGALSASKSLFVMGNATNSGTTEGADVKVVGNLVNLGALRAVNSLFVMGNVSNNGVLHGGESVFTMGSLYNGPSGVTSSYGNVFSMGRVSGPGRVVRYMARP; encoded by the coding sequence ATGAAACATCAACAACAATTCCCGCGCCCGCGCGCGGCCACGCCGTTCGCGCGCACCGCACTCGCTGCGGCGCTGACGGTCGCGATGCCGATCCTTGCGGTGCAGACCGCGTCCGCGCAACCGGCGCTCGTCGCTGACCCTTCCGCGGCCAACCGCCCCGGTCTCGGCGTCGCATCGAACGGCACGCCGATCGTCGACATCAACGCAGCGAATGCCGCCGGCGTTTCGATCAACCGCTTTCTCGACTACAACGTTGGCGCGAACGGTCTCGTGCTGAACAACAGCGTCGGGCGCACGAACACGCAACTGGCGGGCGCCATCGACGGCAACGCGCAACTCGGCGGCCGTTCGGCGCAGGTGATCCTGAACCAGGTGACAGGCGGCAACGCGTCGGTGCTGGCAGGTGCGACGGAAGTCGCAGGGCAAAAAGCGCGGGTGATCGTCGCGAACCCGAACGGGATCAGCGTGAACGGCGCGAGCTTCATCAACGCGAACCGTGCATCGGTTGTCGCGGGAACGGTGGAGTTCGATCAAAACGGCAGCATCCAGTTGTTCCGAACCGACAACGGACGCATCACGATCGATGGTGATGGCATCGACGCGCGCGGTCAGGACCAGCTGGACCTCGTCGCACGCACGCTCGAGGTGAATGCGGCCGTGCAGGCGAAGCGCCTGGTCGCCGTCGGGCAAAAGGGGCGGGCGCTGATCGAGCAGCCCAACCTGCCGATGTTCATGCCATCGTTGGATAGCGACGCGGTCGATGTCGCGATCGACGTATCGAAGCTCGGCAGCATGCACGCCGACTCGATTCTGATGCGCGGCGCGTCCGCGGGTGTTGGCGTGAACGTTGCCGGCAAGGTCGAAGCGCTGACCGGCAAGCTCGAGTTGCTGTCGGACGGCAAGATCCGGGTCGCAGCGAACGGCCACATGTCGGCGGCCGGCGAATTGACCGCGACCAACACGCTGGAGAATGCGGGCACGATCACCGGCGGCAAGCTGACGTTGCTCAAGGCCGTGGCGAACACGGGCACCCTGCACGCGGACGGCAAGCTGGATGTCACGGCCGATGTGAGCAACACCGGGTCGATTTACGGCGGTAGCGGTGTTCAGATCGCAGGTAACCTTCATCAGGACGCGCCGGGTATCGTAGGCGCTAACGGCAAGGTAACGGTGACAGGGCAGATCACCGGCTCCGGGACGATCTCTGAAAACATGACGAAGCCGCCGGTCGACCCGGAACCGCCGGTTGCTGAAACGAAGCCGCCGGTCGATCCGGAACCGCCGGTTGCTGAAACGAAGCCGCCGGTCGACCCGGAACCGCCGGTTGCTGAAACGAAGCCGCCGGTTGATCCGGAACCGCCGGTTGCTGAAACGAAGCCGCCGGTTGACCCGGAACCGCCGGTTGCTGAAACGAAGCCGCCGGTCGATCCGGAACCGCCGGTCGCTGAAACGAAGCCGCCGGTCGACCCGGAACCGCCGGTTGCTGAAACGAAGCCGCCGGTCGATCCGGAACCGCCGGTCGCCGAAACGAAGCCGCCGGTTGAACCCGAACACCCGGTCGCAGAAACGGAGCCGCCGGTTACCGAAACGAACCCGAAACTCGTCGCGGACCCCTCCACGAACAATCGCCCCGGTATTGACGTCGCATTGAACGGCACCCCGCTCGTCGACATCAACGCACCGAATTTCGCCGGCATTTCGCTCAACCGCTTCCTCGACTACAACGTCGGCGCGAACGGCCTCGTGCTGAACAACAGCGTGGACCGCACGAACACGCGGCTGGCGGGCAGCATCGCCGGCAACGGGCGACTCGGCGGCCGGTCGGCGCGGGTGATCCTGAACCAGGTGACGGGCGGCAACGCATCGGTGCTGGCAGGCACGACGGAAGTCGCAGGGCAGAATGCGCGCGTGATCGTCGCGAACCCGAACGGGATCAGCGTGAATGGTGCGAGTTTCGTCAACGCGAACCGCGTGTCGCTCGTCGCGGGCACGACCGGTTTCGACCTGTTCGGCAATGTCGCGCGCTTCCACACCGACGACGGCGGCATCACGATCGACGGCGCGGGTCTCGACGCGCGTGGCGCGAATCAACTCGATCTCGTGTCGCGCACCCTGAAGGTCGATGGGGCGGTGCAGGCGAAGAAGCTGGTCGCGGTCGCGCAGCAAGGAACGGCGTCGATCGAAAAGTCGAAGCTGCAAACGACCGCGTGGCCGACGGCCGGCGAGACGCCGGACGTGGCGATCGACGTGTCCGGAGCAGGCAGCCTGCAAGCGAACGAGATCTCGCTGGTCGGTGCGTCGGCCAAAACCGGCGTGAAGATCGCCGGCATGGTGGACGCGTCGGCAGGCACCGCATCGATCGTGTCGAGCGGCACGGCGACGATCGAGTCGGGCGGGCAACTGCAGGCCGGAGCGGTATCCGTCTCGGGCGCGCTCGACAATCACGGCACGGTCCGTGGCGACGCCGTCGACGTGTCCGGCACCCTCCGCAACGACGGCACCGTGCGGGGCCGCAGCGTCCGGATCGCGGGCAATGTGACCAATGCCGGCTCGCTGAGCAGCATCGGTGCGCTCGACATCTTGGGGCACCTGAGCAACAACGGGGTCGACAGTGTCGTCAGCGGGCGCAACGTGAAGGTCCTGGGTACGGCGACCAACACCGGCACGCTGCGCGCGGACAACCGTATCACCGCGATCGGGAATGTGACGAACGACGGCACGCTCGAGGGCGCCGAAGTCAAGGTCATGGGCAACCTGACCAACGCGGGCGCGCTGCGTGCGTCGGATTCGCTTTTCGTGGCGAGCAATGCGACCAACAACGGTACGACCGAAGGCGCCGCCGTCAAGGTCATGGGCGAGCTGACCAACACGGGCGCGCTGCATGCGTCGAAGTCGCTCTTCGTGATGGGCAATGCGACCAACGACGGTACGACCGAGAGCGGCGACGTCACGGTCATGGGCAACCTGTCCAACGCGGGCGCGCTGAGCGCGTCGAAGTCGCTTTTCGTGATGGGCAATGCGACCAACAGCGGTACGACCGAAGGCGCCGACGTCAAGGTCGTGGGCAATCTGGTCAACCTGGGTGCGCTGCGCGCCGTGAACTCGCTCTTCGTCATGGGGAACGTGTCCAACAACGGCGTGCTGCACGGCGGCGAGTCGGTGTTCACGATGGGCAGCCTGTACAACGGGCCGTCCGGTGTCACGAGCAGCTACGGCAACGTGTTCAGCATGGGCCGCGTGTCGGGTCCGGGCCGGGTCGTCCGCTACATGGCGCGCCCGTAA
- a CDS encoding heterodisulfide reductase-related iron-sulfur binding cluster, whose translation MPHKEGSLEAPTRHPLDWQSDAFYDQAAIDAEMTRVFDICAGCRRCVSLCGAFPALFDLVDDTPMGDIEEVPKDAFGKVVDQCYLCDLCYMTKCPYVPPHAWNVDFPHLMLRGKAARYKRGEVALRDKVLSNTDALGHFAGIPIVTQTMNAVNRTPPARHALEAALGVDRKAWLPEFAPRKFRRTAKRSDQPPVRDGERTPGKVAIYATCYVNFNEPGIGHDLLAILAHNDIPYELVTREACCGMPLLEQGNLAGVAAKKDVNMPVLERYARDGYALIGAIPSCVLMYKSELPLMFPGDAAVRAVADAFWDPFEYVIARHRDGLLKTDFKTGLGTVSYHVPCHARVQNIGRKTADALSLVPDTRVNVVERCSGHAGTFGVKKEFHADAMRIGTPVFKAMAEPQPDFVSSDCALAGHHIVQGIDEKGLPAAPLAHPLTLLRRAYGI comes from the coding sequence ATGCCCCACAAGGAAGGCAGTCTCGAAGCCCCGACCCGGCATCCGCTCGACTGGCAGTCCGACGCGTTCTACGACCAGGCCGCGATCGATGCGGAAATGACGCGCGTGTTCGACATCTGTGCCGGATGCCGGCGCTGCGTGTCGCTGTGCGGCGCGTTTCCCGCGCTGTTCGATCTCGTCGACGATACGCCGATGGGCGATATCGAGGAAGTGCCGAAGGACGCATTCGGCAAGGTCGTCGACCAGTGTTATCTGTGCGACCTCTGCTACATGACGAAATGCCCGTACGTGCCGCCGCATGCATGGAACGTCGACTTTCCGCACCTGATGCTGCGCGGCAAGGCTGCGCGCTACAAACGCGGCGAAGTCGCGCTGCGCGACAAGGTGCTGTCGAACACCGATGCGCTCGGCCATTTCGCGGGCATCCCGATCGTCACGCAGACGATGAACGCGGTGAACCGCACGCCGCCCGCGCGCCATGCGCTCGAAGCGGCGCTCGGCGTCGATCGCAAGGCGTGGCTGCCGGAATTCGCGCCGCGCAAGTTCCGGCGCACCGCGAAGCGCTCGGACCAGCCGCCCGTGCGCGATGGCGAGCGCACGCCCGGCAAGGTCGCGATCTACGCGACGTGCTACGTGAATTTCAACGAGCCCGGCATCGGCCACGACTTGCTCGCGATCCTTGCGCACAACGACATTCCGTACGAGCTCGTCACGCGCGAAGCCTGCTGCGGGATGCCGCTGCTCGAGCAGGGCAACCTCGCCGGTGTCGCGGCGAAGAAAGACGTGAACATGCCCGTGCTCGAACGGTATGCGCGCGACGGCTACGCGCTGATCGGCGCGATTCCGAGCTGCGTGCTGATGTACAAGAGCGAGCTGCCGCTGATGTTCCCGGGCGACGCGGCCGTGCGCGCGGTGGCCGATGCCTTCTGGGACCCGTTCGAATACGTGATCGCGCGGCATCGCGACGGGCTGCTGAAGACCGATTTCAAGACCGGCCTCGGCACCGTGTCGTATCACGTGCCGTGCCATGCGCGCGTGCAGAACATCGGCCGCAAGACGGCCGACGCGCTGTCGCTCGTGCCGGACACGCGCGTAAACGTCGTCGAGCGCTGTTCGGGCCACGCGGGCACGTTCGGCGTGAAGAAGGAATTCCATGCGGACGCGATGCGGATCGGCACGCCCGTGTTCAAGGCGATGGCCGAGCCGCAGCCCGATTTCGTATCGTCGGACTGCGCGCTGGCCGGCCATCACATCGTGCAGGGCATCGACGAGAAGGGGTTGCCGGCCGCGCCGCTCGCGCATCCGCTCACGCTGCTGCGCCGCGCATACGGTATTTGA
- a CDS encoding RNA polymerase sigma factor codes for MTHEATHRAIEAVWRIEAPKIIARAARVVRDVGVAEELAQDTLVAALEHWPVDGVPDNPAAWLMTAVKRRALDRVRQESLHAAKRDQLGHEMDALEAHVVPDIADALADARDDDIGDDLLRLIFTSCHPVLSTDARVALTLRLLGGLTTGEIARAFLTPEPTIAQRIVRAKRTLSAARVPFEVPAADARPARLASVLEVIYLVFNEGHAATAGDDWMRPALCDEALRLGRVLAGLAPDESEVLGLVALMELQASRMHARTDAQGRPVLLLDQDRSRWDPLLIRRGLAALERATKLGGVRGPYALQAALAACHARARQASDTDWAQIVALYDALAEVAPSPVVELNRAVAVGMAFGPAAALELVDALRDDPALARYHWLPSVRGDLLAKLGRADEAKAEFRRAAELTRNARERELLLKRATDA; via the coding sequence GTGACGCATGAGGCGACTCATCGTGCGATCGAAGCGGTCTGGCGGATCGAGGCGCCGAAAATCATCGCGCGCGCCGCGCGCGTGGTGCGCGACGTCGGCGTGGCCGAGGAGCTGGCGCAGGACACGCTCGTCGCCGCGCTCGAGCACTGGCCCGTCGACGGCGTGCCCGACAACCCGGCCGCCTGGCTGATGACGGCCGTGAAGCGTCGCGCGCTCGATCGGGTCCGGCAGGAATCGCTGCATGCGGCGAAGCGCGACCAGCTCGGTCACGAAATGGATGCGCTCGAAGCGCATGTCGTTCCGGACATCGCGGATGCGCTCGCCGATGCGCGCGACGACGATATCGGCGACGACCTGCTGCGGCTGATCTTCACGTCGTGTCATCCGGTGCTGTCGACCGACGCGCGCGTCGCGCTGACGCTGCGGCTGCTCGGCGGGCTGACGACGGGCGAGATCGCGCGTGCGTTCCTGACGCCGGAACCGACGATTGCGCAGCGGATCGTGCGCGCGAAGCGCACGCTCTCGGCGGCACGCGTGCCGTTCGAGGTGCCGGCTGCCGATGCGCGGCCCGCGCGGCTCGCGTCGGTGCTCGAAGTGATTTATCTCGTATTCAACGAAGGCCATGCGGCGACCGCGGGCGACGACTGGATGCGCCCGGCGCTGTGCGACGAGGCGCTGCGGCTCGGGCGCGTGCTTGCCGGGCTTGCGCCGGACGAGAGTGAAGTCCTCGGGCTCGTCGCGTTGATGGAATTGCAGGCGTCGCGCATGCACGCGCGTACCGACGCGCAGGGCCGGCCGGTGCTGCTGCTCGACCAGGACCGCAGCCGCTGGGATCCGTTGCTGATCCGGCGCGGCCTGGCGGCGCTCGAGCGCGCGACGAAGCTCGGCGGCGTGCGCGGGCCGTACGCGCTGCAGGCCGCGCTGGCGGCTTGCCATGCACGTGCCCGGCAGGCGTCGGATACGGACTGGGCGCAGATCGTCGCGTTGTACGACGCGCTCGCCGAAGTCGCGCCGTCGCCCGTCGTCGAGCTGAATCGCGCGGTGGCCGTCGGGATGGCGTTCGGGCCCGCCGCGGCGCTCGAACTCGTCGACGCGTTGCGCGACGATCCTGCGCTCGCGCGTTATCACTGGCTACCGAGCGTGCGCGGCGACCTGCTCGCGAAGCTCGGCCGCGCCGACGAGGCGAAGGCCGAGTTCCGTCGCGCGGCGGAGTTGACCCGCAATGCGCGCGAGCGTGAATTGCTGCTCAAACGCGCGACGGATGCGTGA
- a CDS encoding rubrerythrin family protein, whose product MAQLKGSKTEENLKAAFAGESQANRRYLYFASKADVEGQNDVAALFRSTAEGETGHAHGHLEYLEAVGDPATGLPFGSSRLNLEAAIAGETHEYTDMYPGMAKTARDEGFDEIANWFETLAKAERSHANRYTKALDSLVD is encoded by the coding sequence ATGGCTCAACTCAAGGGCAGCAAAACCGAAGAGAACCTGAAAGCCGCATTCGCGGGCGAATCGCAGGCGAATCGGCGCTATCTGTATTTCGCTTCGAAGGCTGACGTCGAAGGCCAGAACGACGTCGCCGCGCTGTTCCGTTCGACCGCCGAAGGCGAAACCGGCCATGCGCACGGCCATCTCGAATATCTGGAAGCAGTCGGCGATCCGGCCACGGGCTTGCCGTTCGGTTCGTCGCGGCTGAATCTCGAAGCGGCGATCGCCGGCGAAACGCACGAATACACCGACATGTATCCGGGCATGGCGAAGACGGCGCGCGACGAAGGTTTCGACGAAATCGCGAACTGGTTCGAGACGCTCGCGAAGGCCGAACGCAGCCACGCGAACCGTTATACGAAGGCGCTGGACAGCCTCGTCGACTGA
- a CDS encoding ShlB/FhaC/HecB family hemolysin secretion/activation protein, with product MRTVSAGRLLSAANLLAFAVAAAAQTPQAGAQPQSAQRHQAQQLDELKQQMLDQPDVLSAKSSSDSDTLRFPEETPCFDIHEIEWRGADAFPWLRDAIPLEHACIGQKGLSLLREWVGKRLVARGYITSLVSIPSQDLSTGRLIIELLPGRIGAINDASGRIGWAPILFPRGAHALLNVRDLDQALENVRRLPGQSATAFDLVPGASLGDTDIVVRHPDDARRVRFIATADNGGLDATGRNQLGAIVAIDSPLRLYDQLIVTYNTDAALGNKALGSQAKSAAWNVPVGYASFSLGISEWTSRQALVPELPGEVMPPLGQRTRRYEAGVSYVPYRSGHGKTTLRFRLARREDRSWFGPVELDVFRHDIVSYEVGASHREKLARATVDASIGMRASLAGLSAFPGRVNGQPEWDGRYRVYSASLGADAPFRIGTRAFGYRGSLQLQYAPGALPSTEYLQIGGRYTVRGFDGNQTLAGDSGWFWRNELATPVFGAHEAYAALDAGVVTGAGSREGAGRDGRTLLGAALGVRGGYRMLGYDIALGVPLRKPGALHTARPTVDVSLFARF from the coding sequence ATGCGGACGGTGAGTGCAGGGCGCTTGCTGAGCGCCGCGAACCTGCTGGCATTCGCCGTTGCGGCAGCCGCGCAGACACCGCAGGCCGGCGCGCAGCCGCAGAGTGCGCAGCGCCATCAGGCCCAGCAACTCGACGAGCTGAAGCAACAGATGCTCGACCAGCCGGACGTGCTGTCCGCTAAGTCGTCAAGCGATTCCGACACGTTGCGCTTTCCCGAGGAAACGCCGTGTTTCGACATTCATGAAATCGAGTGGCGCGGCGCCGACGCATTCCCGTGGTTGCGCGATGCGATCCCGCTCGAACACGCATGCATCGGACAGAAAGGCTTGAGCCTGCTGCGCGAATGGGTCGGAAAGCGTCTCGTCGCGCGCGGCTATATCACGTCGCTCGTGAGCATTCCGTCGCAGGATCTGTCGACCGGCCGTCTGATCATCGAATTGCTGCCCGGCCGCATCGGTGCCATCAACGATGCGAGTGGCCGGATCGGCTGGGCGCCCATCCTGTTTCCGCGCGGTGCACACGCATTGCTGAACGTGCGTGATCTCGACCAGGCGCTCGAGAACGTGCGCCGCTTGCCCGGTCAGTCGGCCACCGCGTTCGATCTGGTTCCCGGCGCGTCGCTTGGCGATACCGACATCGTCGTCCGGCATCCGGACGATGCGCGCCGCGTTCGCTTCATCGCGACCGCCGACAACGGTGGGCTCGATGCGACCGGCCGCAACCAGCTCGGCGCGATCGTCGCGATCGATTCGCCGCTGCGGCTCTATGACCAACTGATCGTCACCTACAACACCGACGCCGCACTGGGCAACAAGGCGCTCGGCTCGCAAGCGAAAAGCGCCGCATGGAACGTGCCGGTCGGTTATGCGTCGTTTTCGCTCGGCATCAGCGAGTGGACGAGCCGGCAGGCGCTCGTGCCCGAGCTGCCCGGCGAGGTCATGCCGCCGCTCGGCCAGCGGACCCGCCGCTACGAAGCCGGCGTGAGCTACGTGCCGTATCGCTCCGGTCATGGCAAGACGACGCTGCGCTTCAGGCTTGCACGGCGCGAGGACCGTTCGTGGTTCGGCCCGGTCGAGCTCGACGTGTTCCGCCACGACATCGTCAGCTACGAAGTGGGCGCATCGCATCGCGAGAAGCTCGCGCGTGCGACGGTCGACGCGAGCATCGGCATGCGCGCGAGCCTCGCCGGCCTGAGCGCCTTTCCCGGGCGCGTCAACGGCCAGCCGGAATGGGACGGACGCTATCGCGTGTACAGCGCGTCGCTCGGCGCCGATGCGCCGTTCCGGATCGGCACGCGTGCGTTCGGCTATCGCGGATCGCTCCAGCTTCAGTACGCGCCCGGCGCGCTGCCATCGACCGAATACCTGCAGATCGGCGGCCGCTACACGGTGCGCGGCTTCGACGGCAATCAGACGCTCGCCGGCGATAGCGGCTGGTTCTGGCGCAACGAACTGGCGACGCCGGTGTTCGGCGCGCACGAGGCCTATGCCGCGCTCGATGCCGGCGTGGTGACGGGCGCGGGTTCGCGCGAAGGCGCGGGCCGGGACGGGCGCACGCTGCTCGGCGCCGCGCTCGGCGTGCGCGGCGGCTACCGGATGCTCGGCTACGACATCGCGCTCGGCGTGCCGCTACGCAAGCCCGGCGCGCTGCACACCGCGCGACCTACGGTCGACGTATCGCTCTTTGCGCGTTTCTGA